The Cognatishimia activa nucleotide sequence GCCCAAGGCTGTGCGCCCGGAATATCAGAGAGGAATGCCTCTGAAGCGGCATCGCCATGTAAGAGGCAGTTCTCACCGCCTTCTTCGAAGTTCAACACAAACTGCACCGCAATCCGCGCATTGCCCGGCCAATTGGCATTGGGGGGCGTCGCCCCATAACCGCGCAAATCGCGAGGGTATCTGTTCATGTATTACTCCTTTGGTTGCACCATAGGATGAAAAGATCAGCCTGACTTTATCAAGTATTTTGAAAGACCTGACGGCATCTGTACAGTGTGCAGACGGAATGCGGTGCGTCTATGAAAGATGTGCCTAAAAGGAGAGCGCAATGAGCGGATATCTGACAACTCATGTCTTGGACACGGCGCGGGGCTGTCCCGCCGAGGGGATTGAAATCGCACTGTATCGTGTGTCTGGCAATTCTCATCGCAAAATTGCCACGGCCGTGACCAACGCTGATGGCCGCACGGATGCACCGATCTTGCCTACAGATCAGTTTGAACTAGGCACCTATGAGTTGATCTTCTTCTGCGGAGACTACCTTCGCAAACATGGCGATACGCAGGGCGACGTCATGTTTCTCGATCAAATTCCTATTCGCTTTGGCATGAGTGAGCAGGATCACTATCATGTGCCACTTTTGCTCTCACCCTTTGGTTATTCGACCTATCGCGGCAGCTAAGACTGTACGGCGCGCGCCATAGGTTTGGCGAGAAAATCAATGAAGAGGCGCGTTTTAGGGTCTTGATGGCGGCGATGGCTGTAGAGACAGCCAAGCTGCACTGAAACCGGTG carries:
- the uraH gene encoding hydroxyisourate hydrolase produces the protein MSGYLTTHVLDTARGCPAEGIEIALYRVSGNSHRKIATAVTNADGRTDAPILPTDQFELGTYELIFFCGDYLRKHGDTQGDVMFLDQIPIRFGMSEQDHYHVPLLLSPFGYSTYRGS